A window of bacterium genomic DNA:
GATCGAGCCGGACAGCCTGCCCTGCTCTTCTTGCGCCGCGCCGCGTCGCTCCCGGACCACGCCGGGCAGGTGGCCTTTCCCGGCGGCCTGCGCGAAGCGGGCGACGCCAGCCTCGCCGCGACCGCGCTGCGTGAAGCGGCGGAGGAAGTGGCCGTCGATCCCGCG
This region includes:
- a CDS encoding NUDIX domain-containing protein: MGRPTVPATPDSRQARALVDALRLHLAPAPTPVEPGLIDAAVLVPLLDRAGQPALLFLRRAASLPDHAGQVAFPGGLREAGDASLAATALREAAEEVAVDPA